TACGATCAGGGTGAACACCATCATATGCTTCGCGAAAATAATCCCCTTTGTGCAACACGAACTCGTTGAGAAAGTGGTGCCGCAGGTTTGGCGGCTCGGGCTAAGCGACACCTTCCTCAAATCGAAGCTGGCAACGCTAGAGGTGGGTGCCAATGCATGTAAAGCATAGGCTGACGCAGTCAATTTCCGCATCACACGGATTCTTCGGAACCAAGCAAAAGGTCGAAATCCTACTGCCGCTCGCGTGCAACACTCTGCTGGACAGCGAGCCGCAGGTGAGGCGGATGGGTTTCGACACAATCCACTCCATACTGGACTCACTGAAGGAGCACGTCGCGGAAGGTACGTCACGCAACGTGCGAAGTGCACGACACTAACATGCAGGTGGCAACGAGAGTTTCGACAGTCAGTGGGCAGGAGTTAACAAAACCACGACACAGCACAAGCCACAACACGCAACGCATCCCATGACCCTGGTTCCCAGCGTGGCGCAACCTGGAGTACCCAGAAACCCGGGTGCGAGTTTGGGCATGCCAGGCCAGCGCTCTCAGCACCAGCACCAATTGTTGGCGGCAAGTCAAGAACGTCGCCTAAGCGCATCGAAGGAAACGCCGCTGAGACCAGCGACGCACGACGTAATGGACGAACTCGAAGACTTCTTCGACCCGTTTCCACCGAAAAGATAATTACGTATACATGTCATAATTGTCTAGCATTTAAGCGCCTCGGCAATCTCGTCCTTCTCCTCAACGAGGTGCTTGTACACCTTGGAGCCCTCAAGAGCCTTCTCGACGGTTTGCTTGGTGGTGGAGTAGATGGTGCGCGAGTTGGTGGGGGCGTTGGGAGCGGCGTACATGAAGAGCACGACGTAGCGGCCTGCGAGACATTGTACATTACGCGAGCACACATACCGGTGTCGTAGAGAACGAAGGCGCAGTCATCGGCGGGGAGGCTGGAGTAAAGCTCCTCAACATCACCAGATCCCTGACCGGCTACAGtcactacatcgcccttgaTGGCGAGGATCATGTACTTGCAGGCCTTCTTCAGCTTCATTTGGTTGAAGGCCTGGATGGTCTCCTGGGGAACCTTGATACCGCTCTCCATTTTGGCAAAATATATCGCGTGTGCTAGTAAAAGAAAATGCGGAGTAAAAAGTGGTGTGCCGGGCGCAGTGGAGGCGCCGGGACGTGGATGCCCATGTTGGGCTCAACGTGCCAACGCATGACGCAGAGAATGCAAACCGTTATACGCTACATGTTTTTTAAAGGCTGCTAAAAATTCTCCATCACTCCAGGAAGGCTAGGCGTATGGCTGCTGGCCCGAAATGGAACCCAAAATGTCACACACACGTCACAAAAGAGCTACCAGCTTCTTACGGAGCCCGAACCAGACAGGCAGAAAACCCAGTCAAAACGCCTATTCACATTAGAACCACCGCAAAAAATGGCGCCAAACGTCCGTACCCTACAGATGACACGAGCAATAGGTTGATCCGAATACAAAGGTCGCATTTGCGTGCTGCGTAAAGATTCTAGAGAGATAAAGCTACTCCGTGATGCCGCAGCAACTTGTCGGCGCAGTTTCGGCGTATCGCCGTGCCGCGGTAACGTGGAAGCCGGACGACAGCAAATGGGGAGCCGACGGCGTCGGCCTATGGCACAATTACAACAAACAATAGAGCGCAATTTACGAAGAAATAAAATTAATTCTTCGCATATAATTGTCGCCGCCATTTAACAAGCAGCATTTCTGCTGTGATTCCAGGCGAAATCGGTTAACCATGGGTAGCCGTGAACGCCACGATAGACGGCACGCGTCTCTGCTCGTCAGGAACCTTAAGTACGAGACTTCGCCCGAACAATTGCGCTCCGCGTTTTCTAAGTTCGGCGAAATCCGTGACGTGTACCTGCCGCTCGACTACTACACGAGAAAGCCACGCGGATTTGGATTCGTCGAATTTTTTTCGCACTCCGACGCCGATGAAGCCATGCGTGAGATGTTCGGATACGAACTGGACGGTAACAAAATCGAGGTCTTCGTCGCGAAACACGGAAGATCAGACCCCTACCAGATGGTAAGCCAAGACGCCGGGTCACGGCGATTTATTCGCAAGCCGCGCCGCTCGGAGGCTATGATTCATTCGAAAACTGAAGAACAAGCCCCGGCGGTCACTTGCCATAAGACGGAGCTGACAGCCTTGCAGAGGAACCGCGAGCGTCGGAGACGCAGAAGCCGCGACAGGTCATACTCGAGAGATAGGCGCCGCCGATCAGTGTCGTACGACAGACACCGCAGGCGTTCTATTTCGAGGTCGCGAGAGAGGTACAGGTCACGCGAAAGGGACAGGCGCATGTCCAGGTCTATggacagaccctcaccgaGGTGCGTGTGAGACATCTGCTTTATATTCTTTTGCAGAATGCGAGGGGACAGCAGAGGGCGTAACCACGATAGTCCCAAGCGTTCGTAAGTTTCGGTTGCTCCCTACACACCGCATTGTGTTGCAGCGACGGAGCCAGGGACTACTCTAGGAGCCAATCACGGAGCAGATGAGCATTTTTTCCAGTATACTTCAACAATATACTTTTGCGATTTAAGGTCGCCCTATGTGATCGAAATCGACTACCCCCGAAATTGAGGCCATTGCATCGTATATGCGCTATACGGCAAGTCCCAGCCCCAAAGGGGCCTTGAATGCCGTATTCATCATCGAGCCGACACATAAGCGGGAACTAAGGGGCGGCGCAGAATGTTACTCTAATTTGACTCGTATTAGACAATGAACTTTAGTGCAGTGCCGCAATGCGCACAACCACCTGGCGGAACACCGTAGTGAGCGGGGCGGCGTCTGCCAAGCTGCAGAATAAGGGGCGGCGCACAGCGGAATTGCACCCGCGTGACGCCGTAAAGCTATGCCAGAAACCAATCCACGCAAAGCACCCGCAGATGTTTGCGCGACCGACCGCATGGGCAATACAGCCCAACTAATATATGTAAATGGCTAGAGCCCACCTAAAAGGCGTGTTTGTGATCAGTGTGCGCCGTTCAGATTCGTTCAATACCGCAGTCACCGTATAGGTTAACTActtcatcgacgtcaagcaAATGTGAACATTTGATAACTTAATTCCGCAGACGGCAGAACGTACATCTCATCATCACGGCTGTTGACAGCAACTGTCGCTGATGGCATCGATAACCAGATTCACTATAGAAGTGATCCTGTACGAGCACAGTCGACTGAAGTTGAACGATTTCGGCGGTCGTCGTGATGTTGGCAGCACATAATCCGGGTGATGCCTCACATGCCCCACCAACTGAACAAAAATTAGCAGAACAATTTTTGGATTCAAAAAACAACATGTCCTGCTTATTAGATAGATATGTGTTGTGTATCGTGGAATGTATGCGTTAATCTGCGTTTTGCAGAGCGTGTGATAATGCGATCTGTGCTGTCACCGAAGGTCTAACTGTTGCTGCTGTTACTGGCATTTTACATCGTCATCTTCGATTCATGAATTGTTAGCGCACTCCGTTGTGTGCATCTGATAATTGAAGGTGAGATGTTGGTCTCGTTCGTCACGTGGTCTTGCGGCCGAAAAGCCAACCGGAGCTACGACCCTGCCTTGGCAGTGGCGGCACTCTTCTTCATCACGCCGTAATTGTGTAGACGAGCAACCGTCACCTCGGTGCTTGTTATCTGGTTGCGAATCCACGATAAATCCTTTTTCTAACACGGATGCAGCACGATAAACGGAAAACATACAATATCTTCGATGCTCTCAAGAGCCACGTTAAGCTGATCTTTGAGCAGCGCAATAGCCTCATCCACGGGGTACTCAACCATTGTGTTAGCCTGAAATTTATGACTCCACGATAACGCAACGTACCCCCAGCCATAGGAAAATTGTCTTCGTGGATGTTATACGAGCTTCGGAGTAGAGCGTGTCCGATACCTTGAAGTACGTGTACATGTCGCCTCCATCGTCTGCCTATACAAACGTCATTTCAAGAACTCAATTGTCGAAATCTCACCCCCCTCTTCTCGATTTGCGCTATGATCGTCAATGCGTCTTTGAGCTCCGGCACCTTGTTGTGAAGCGCAGTAAGCTTCGTCACCATGCTTTTCTCCATGAATCGATACTTCCTAAATTAACGTTAACGTGGCAAAACGGCACTGCGAACTCACGCTAAAAGCTCTTTACCGTTCTCCGTCACTACAGCGGGATCACGGTCTCCTACAAGCTTCTCGATGTCGGCCTGGAAAATAGGTGAGACACGTCAAACACGCAAAAGTTGCCCTGACTCGCATACCctgtaacatcaaagaaaCTGTTCCAGGGTTGACACGACTAAAGCACGAAAAATTAGGTGCCACTTACAACATATTTTGCAGCTGGCACCTTCCTGTTGTCAACATAGGTGACGAGGCCGTCATAAGCGGAACTCGGCGTGCCCATTATAATGGCATTAAATAGGAATCCAAAAAAATTCGGCCACGGACGACGGCGTTACAATGCGCAGGTAGAGGACCACGACTTGCACAGACGCCAGCGTACGGCACAAAAGTCGGAAAGTTAGAAACGAACGAAGGGTTTAATTTGTAACTAATTGTCAAATTATGGTGCTTTGTAATGAACACCCAGGGTAGGGGGTACACATTGCTCTTTCGGCCAGGATACCGCCACGAGGTCGAGAGAGACCACGTCAAGCTGCACATAAAAGCGTCATTAAGTAATCACATCGGTATCACATGTGTGTACAAATACTTTGGGTCAATTAGGATTCCCGATGATACTGCATACTCCTAAATGGAACACATAGACATGTCTAAAGCCACGTCACAGCTGCACTAACACCTTTGCTCAAAATGCAGACTCAACGCAACGCTGAAACTGAGCGACCGTCGCTTCCAGCGGTGGGCCACGTAAAGCATGTAGTAAGGTTCCAATTTTAAATAAAAATTCTCTCGCCACTATGGATACCGAAAACCTGAGAACCGCGTTCAACAATTATGCAAACAAAGCAACCGGGCAGCTTGAAAGCAGAATGTTCGTCAAATTATTCAAGCAAGCGGGTCTGTTAAACTCAAAATTCACTGCTAACGACGTAGACGTCATCTTCGTCAAGCATAGAACCAAAGTAGGCGCCAATGCGGTCGAAGATCACCTTTAGCAGGGCGCACGCACATTGGACTTCATGGGCTTCTGCGCAGCGATTAATTCAGCTGCACGAGCTCTAGATACCGACGCAACGGTTTTGGTGGAGAAAGCGGGTCCTCCCTTATACTCGGGGACAGAAACCCTTCCCGTGCGTTTGCACGACGATAAAAGCGGCTACACCGGCGTTCACGCCCACGGAGGACCATCGTTCAAGTGATCAAACGACGCCCTCATCCTGTGGACAGTGTGGTTGCGTCCTGATATGTTACACTCATGCTTTAAAACATACCTGACATTAATAATGTTGTTCTCGCAATGCGGGCAATTTTCCCAAACAGTAATAACCGTTACATATTGCACAATCAGATTAACGTGGCTGTCAATGTGGATTCAGACGAGTGCGACGGCTTACTATTTGGTGCCGCTGTTAGCACATACATGGCGTGACAGAACAACCACTTGCGCCGGCAATCCCATAATGAGAAAGCGCATCCGACTCCATATTCATGTGTGTAGTCTGCCTATCTTCAAATGTCGACGACTAGGAATTGCACGATAGCCTTGAGTGCACACGATCAAGCTTTGCACTGACAGAGGCGTCTATCACCTGGTCACCGATACGCACAACCAAACCTCCCATCAGACTGGGATTAACCTTGTAAACGACAGACGGCTGGGAGGAACCGCCAAGACGTTTCTTCAGCGCATTCTCAAGAGCCACCTTGTGTTTCGGACTCAACTCACATGCGGAATGAGCATAGCACTTCACCTGGCCCTTCGTTGCCATGTAGAGAGTCTCAAACAGCTTTACCAACTCGGCAAAATCACCAGATCGGCGCTGCGTAAAAAGCACCTCCAGACAGTTCAAAGTCTCTTTCTGCATCTCTGGCAAACCTAACGTCTTCAGGTCGTCACGAAGAAATGCAACCTTGGTTGATGAACGCAAACAGGGGTTACTGATGAATACGGAAAACTCGTTGCATGTGCTCATCGCATCGTGCAGAGTGCTTAGGTCACCCATCACGCTATCAACGCAACTAGCATCCTTGGCTGCGAGGTAGAGGGCTTTCGCGTAGGAACCCATTACGCCGTGGCCGTCCATCATTTCTAAAGCTTTTGCATCTGATGTATTCGCAAAAGAGCGATGCGATATGTGCGATGTCCCGCATAGCGGAGGAACACCGCGGAGCTGTTTCGGCAGACGGCCGAATAGACGGCGCCAAATCATGGTCATAGGCACCTATTGACCACGGCTAGCTCACCGCAGTATTACATGAAATAGAATTTGGTTACCGCGCCCGGTAGTTTGAAAGTAACGAGCCCCGAGTAAAACCGTACACCGTCAATACTTTGTGTGGCCTGGAATAAACGGAGTCTGCCAATTTGAAGCAGGCAACAAAACGAATTTTCACAGCGAAATGGTGAGCGTAGTGTGTATCTATGTAAGGCTGGTGATGGTCGTTACTTCGGCGTGGCCAGGTACGCCCCTTCGGTGGAGAATATGAGTGTCCACACGCTGACTTATCGCGATCCAATGCGTATTGCATAAAGTAATACGCTCTAATTGTACATAATACTACCAATTTGGCGCAAAAGTTCGTCGCTATAAAACGTAGTCGACTATATACAAAACGATGATGTCGACACACAACGTAACAGCTGCGAAGCGAACTGCCGAACTCAACTAGGGCCATCGGTGCCGCAGTGTACATCTATTAGCATCTTGTTGTTGTACGTATTCGATTTAATGAATGCGCAAAAACAAGTGCTTCACATACGTTCAAGCGACAGCATGGAATGCAGGACAGCAATATGGTGCAATATTTCGGCAGTAGCGCAAAGTTTAAGGGTACATACGGCATATTTCTAACGCCGTCACGATGTGTCGCGTCAACGTGTCGCAATTCGATCGTAGATATAACGCCAGCATCGATCGGACGCGACGCCACGACAGTCGCATAAACACGATCGCGTTGCGGAACGCCCTAGTTACGTAACCACCTCATGTAGGGCAATCTAGCTACCGCATATGAGACAAGACTTAGCTTAAGAGGAAAGGTTTTAAAAATGGAACTCAGTCGCGAATATGCGGCCTCACGTCGGCCGAGCAGATTGCGGGATCATTTTGTTTCCTCGGCACAAAGCGAACCATCGGAGCATGTGCAGGACAGATTCGGTCGTCACACAACGGGTCGAGGTTATTATAGCGCGCAAGAAAGGGCACACCGCGATACTCCTAGGCGAGATTATAGTAGACGGTATAGAAGTTACGATTACGAAGATTCCTATGCAAAGCACTACGACAGGACGTATATATATGCAAGGAGGGCTGTATATAACCATGAGTATGGAGAATATAACATGCGGCCGAAGCCGACGCCTATACCGATTACGACATCGCGAGATAATGGTTATGTTGGCAATAGGGTACGAAGCACACCCCAGGCAGAGAGAGAAGACACCAATTTCGCTCATAATAATATCATGGTTGGTTCTAGAAGTACCAGAAGAGCGACATCGAGGTGGTCTGATGTGCTCGCGGATCCAAAACACTCAAACGAAGCCGACGATAAAATGCAGCTGAGATACAGTTATAAACGCAGGCCACTGAATGAGCCTGTAAAACCAATAATGAACGATCCTGTGCCTGTAGATTCCACTGCAGATGAGACTGCAGCAACTTTGGTGCGTGTTAGGCCGTTATCGCCGCGCATTTCTAAAAGGCGTGCCGCCTCGCTGCGGGTAGACGAGGAACCGCAAGCTACAGAACTTTATGTGGGGGAacacatggttacagataACGAAATTAGCGCTGTAGATGATGGCATTCACGCGCCTCCGGACTATGTTCCAGTGAATTTACCGGAGACGCCTCAAACACACACTCCGGAGGGGGGCGACGTTGTGGAGAACACCGTCATAAAAGCCGAATTTCGGACCACTAATAATAATTCACCAATAAAGCGTAAGAGAGGAAGGCCAAAAGGCGTCCGAGAGACGGCTGTGCATGCTTCTCCAACCCCTAAGAAGGAAAAGGTGAAAAGTGCGATGGCGGGGAATGACGGGCCAGTGGTTACACCGGTTCCAAAGCGGACTAGTGCTAGAATACGGTCACATAATGCGACATCGTCTTACGCCAATGACGACCATCTGGCCGGCGACACGTACGAGGAACAGCTACAAAAAGCAATCGCCATGTCAATCATAGAAGTAGACAACAAGCCTAGCGATGTGGATAAAACACAACCAGATGATGGCGATCTTTCTGTGGATAGCAATGATAAGGACCAGGAAAGCAGCATTGCGGTTGTCGACGACGATAGTGGAGATCAAGATTACGTGCCCGATACTCCCACAACAGCTGCGAAGAAAGCAGCTGCGAAAATAAAACGCAAATACGCAACCAAAACAACTGCAAAAACCGCAGTTGCGAAAATCAGTGGCAAGGTTCGTAATGTAAAGCGCGTCAAAGAAGCAAACGACGTTGAACCCGGTATAGTGCAGGAGAAGGAACTTCCACTACCAGATTCCACAAATGAAGAGGTCACAGTTGTCAATGGTGGGTCTGAAAGCTCTAGGATGCTGCTTTTTGAAGAGTATTTGGAGATGAGTGAACGTATGTACTGTGGAAAGCCTTTGTGTGTCAGGGAGAAGCACGATTCCGCGGAAAAGAAAATGGAAAGTGCCACTGAACCAGATGAGTCCAGCGATGAGGAAGCGTCGGAAATAAAACGATGTGTCGACAGGTCGATTTCACCGACAAAAGCGCTGCGGCCGTGTATCCCAAAGAGCATTCACAGCAATGCGAACACATCGGATAACATACCCGATAACTGTGGTAGCGATGACCCCTTTGAATTCCAATGTTCGAAGCTGAGCCTTAGGTTCAGGGTTTCATTCGCAATGCTCACTTCGGACTTACGGCAAGAGCAAATGTTGGATCTTTGGGGGCCCAAAGAGATTGTTCTTTTTGAATTAGGCATGTTCAAGCACGGTAAAGAGTTCCACGAAATTCAGCGAAACATACCGACTAAGACAGTTCAGGAGATAGTGGATATGTATTACTTCTGGAAGAAAACGAACCGTTATAAATTGTGGAAGGCAAACAGACAATACTAACTTAGCTGTGTAGCCACGCGCACATCCAACTTCAGGCACGAAAACAGTAGCCAAAGCAACCTAAATTGCTTACAAATATTAATGATTAGCTTTTTATCACAGGTGTTACGCGCAGTTGCATCTTCCATGTGTTTATTAGTTGTGGTTTCACCTTGTCTCTGCCGCGAGCAGCTTGCCCGCGCCGAAAAATAGGTCCAATGTGCCGGTC
This sequence is a window from Babesia bigemina genome assembly Bbig001, chromosome : I. Protein-coding genes within it:
- a CDS encoding Ser/Arg-rich splicing factor, putative, whose protein sequence is MGSRERHDRRHASLLVRNLKYETSPEQLRSAFSKFGEIRDVYLPLDYYTRKPRGFGFVEFFSHSDADEAMREMFGYELDGNKIEVFVAKHGRSDPYQMVSQDAGSRRFIRKPRRSEAMIHSKTEEQAPAVTCHKTELTALQRNRERRRRRSRDRSYSRDRRRRSVSYDRHRRRSISRSRERYRSRERDRRMSRSMDRPSPRMRGDSRGRNHDSPKRSDGARDYSRSQSRSR
- a CDS encoding prefoldin subunit, putative — translated: MGTPSSAYDGLVTYVDNRKVPAAKYVADIEKLVGDRDPAVVTENGKELLAKYRFMEKSMVTKLTALHNKVPELKDALTIIAQIEKRGADDGGDMYTYFKVSDTLYSEARITSTKTIFLWLGANTMVEYPVDEAIALLKDQLNVALESIEDIKKDLSWIRNQITSTEVTVARLHNYGVMKKSAATAKAGS
- a CDS encoding ATP synthase F1 delta subunit, putative encodes the protein MTMIWRRLFGRLPKQLRGVPPLCGTSHISHRSFANTSDAKALEMMDGHGVMGSYAKALYLAAKDASCVDSVMGDLSTLHDAMSTCNEFSVFISNPCLRSSTKVAFLRDDLKTLGLPEMQKETLNCLEVLFTQRRSGDFAELVKLFETLYMATKGQVKCYAHSACELSPKHKVALENALKKRLGGSSQPSVVYKVNPSLMGGLVVRIGDQVIDASVSAKLDRVHSRLSCNS